A segment of the Cenarchaeum symbiosum A genome:
AAAGAAACGCTAGTCACATGTCCAGGCCGAACGATTCGGCCAGGGATGAGAACCTCTTGTATGATTCCAGGTACTGCCTGCCCTTTGGGGTGATCACAAAGGTGTGGCGGCCGTCAAATTCTATCCTGTTTATCAGCTCTGCTCCCGTTAGATTTGCGATGAATTTGGATAGGCGGGAATGCGACAGGTTGGCCTTTGTCAGCAGGGACGTGGTCTTGATCCCCTCCATGCCGGACTGTTCTGCTGCGCTGAGAAGATCGGCCACTATCTGAACGCTGGTACGGTATGTCATGGATACCTCCGTGTACGGTTGTTTATAAGGGTAGCCGCGATCGCAGGGGGGAATATTACCCCAGATCCTGGCCTAGACTCACATCGCAGGGCGGGTGTCTGCCCCGTCATTATTCATGCCGGGCCCCGTCTGCTATGTGGCCAGACAGGTCATCCTCGCCAGGGAGGCCGCTCCCGTATCTCTCCCTCTCCAGCTCGCAGATCTTCACCGTCAACTGGGCCGCCCAAGCCGTACCGCCATCCTGACGGGCTCATCCTGTTGCTAGCCAAGCTGAAGGCATTACTGAGAATGACGCACCGCACCACCATGGCCTTTCTCAAATGGTTGCCGCCTGTCAGGAGTGCCGACCATACGACAATATACAGGCGCATATGCCGCCTGCACGCCGAAGTCCCCGGGATTGAGCCGGAAATAAAGACAGTCTTTGTAGTGGACAGCACCGGCCTGCATGTCGAGCCTGATGGTAGGCTAACTTTATTGTGTGAAATTTGTTTTATAATAATTCCACTACACGTGTACAGGGTGTAGAGAATTGTGTTTTATTATATTCACGCATAATATGATTTTCTT
Coding sequences within it:
- a CDS encoding transcriptional regulator (COG3432) translates to MTYRTSVQIVADLLSAAEQSGMEGIKTTSLLTKANLSHSRLSKFIANLTGAELINRIEFDGRHTFVITPKGRQYLESYKRFSSLAESFGLDM